The genomic window GATAAGTAATTCTGGATAAGTAAACCAAACTTAATTTCCCAGCAGCCCTGTGTGCCCTGGCCAATATGTAAGACTAACTGATTTGTTGAGAGTCAGCCTTTAATTATCTGTTGACACTCCGCTGGCAGCCCGTGCTCAAACATGGGACTCTGTTTCTCTGTTCAGCACTTCTCTGGGGGCAGTttagagaggaagaaaaggggtgtgtgtgtgatgttgtgatGCTGGAAGCTGTAGTGCAGCTCCCCCGGACAAACAGCAGATGGCACTGAGGCACAGATCTCAAGTTAACTCTTTGAGATTGTGTGGGTGGTTTGGGGAACAGTTGCAGTGTTCCACAACATGCGTCTCTACCTCAGGAGAGATCAATTCAACCAAGGTTACACCTacaccagccaatcagaaggcAAGACGAGGTAGTCCCTGTGTTGTCTTGAACTACAGGTGTGACTGCGGTTGGTTGGAGCTTGATGCCTCCAAGGTAAGTGGGGAGTTAGCTGCCCTTTTTGAGCTAAATCATAATTGGGGCAGTTTAGTGTCTCAGTTCTAATGTGCGTGGGGTGTAGGAGGAAGGTGGGGCATAGTGGGTTAAATCAATGTGTGTGAGTAGCGAGTATCAGGATGTTAATTATCATATGGCTCTGTCTGTGAAGATTTGGCAGCTCAGTCTCTAGCTGGCCTCCTCGATCAGCCGGGCCAAGGTGTCTCTGAGCTCCGTCAGCTCAAAGATCTTGCCATCCAGCATCTCCAGCAGCGTCCGCAAGCTCTTCCTGAaattctcctgctcctcttggtTCTCCTCCAGCCGCTGCTCGGCCCCtaccagctgctcctccagcactCGACTGCGCAGCTCTGTCtcctggagaaggagagacagcaTTGCTGGCAAGTTTGTTTGGAGGTAAATAATAATGTAGGATGTGCTGATTGGGAAAAGGTTACATATGTAATGCATATTTGTATCGCTTACCTCAAGTTTCTGGGTAAGCGTGTCTTTCTGCTCCATCAGGTCATTCATGTTTTCCAATTCCTCTTTAAATTTTTCCATTTCCTGAAGGACATAAAAAGCAGATTAAAAGGCTGTGTAGCATGAACGTAGATCACACTCGCATGCAAACACACCTCTTCTTTATCCCTTAGTGTATTCTCTAGTTCCTCTATGGTTTGGTTGAGTTCAGTCTTCTGGGATTTGATCACTGGTGTTTGGATGCTCTGACACTCAAGCTCCGTCACCTAGAAATACAAGATGGAAATCAAGATTTAGATCCACGGAGAAAGATGGTCACAACAGAATCATGTTCTCAAcccatcttttatttcctcttctttaCTCTCCCTCATGCCAACAATCATCTGCCCTCTCACAATCATCTGCCTGTTTTTTCTTCACTCctatttaatttgaattaattaatcaCACATGAAAACAAGCAAGCATTTCTGTGCCCCATCCCTCACCCGTTTGTGTAGTCTCTCGGCCTCTTCCTGGTAGGCAGCCAGTTGTTGTTTCCACTGTTTGACGTTGGCTGTGGACTCCAGCAGCGCGGCAGTTAACTTGGCATTGTTCCCCTTTAGGGCCTCCAGCTCAGCCTCCCAGTGTTTTGTCATGGCAGGGCTGCAGAACACAGAGAGGTTCATACTGACAGTTTACCAAAAGCATCATAAGATAATAAGTGTTCGGAAAAGCTAATGATGTCTGATTCTGCAAAGAGTAAGTTGTTCATGTGAAGgtttatttttctaaaacatATTAGAACCATTATTGTTtgtaaacatccatccatctatccatccatccattgatTATGAGACAACAGGACCTTGGACACAGCTAAGTTTTAAGTCTCTTAGTTAtcctttgtggttattttgcaTCTATTTGTCGTCGTTTTGagtgtgtctctctttgtgtctcttttatttTAGATTTAAGAGTACAACAGGACCTTGGCCACACAACCTCTGGGGCCCCTGGGCTTGTACTGCTGGGGACCATTCAAAAATCCTTCCATCCtaccatccattcatccatccatttttgCCCCAGCACTAAAAGCAAACAAAGGCTGCAGTGGGCACTCAAGTTGGAGGTCAGCACTTCCTGGCCTGTAGCTGTGAAAGCAGCGGCCTGCCACATGAGTTGTAATCTGAGATTATCATCAGACTGGCCGGAACCTAATCTTGTCCAGCTACtcacagaggagaagatgagatgagagataAGGGAAAGTGATTGAATTGCATGAAGGAGAGGCATGTGTGGGAGAAATAGGCTGCACATGGTCTCGGTAGTCGATTGTTCAGagtaatatatatgtacaaactCTGGTGGGAAAATTCTTCCGCTGCGCATCtccacttttaaatgtgagcATTGCAGGCATTCATTTAAGATTTTCATCATGCCCACTCCCCATCTCTCACATTGACTCTGGAGATTGTAAGAGAGACCTAAACCTTGTTGAGTACCGACATTGAGTCAAGTACCTTTGAAAAGAAGCTCCTACTCCCACATACTTCACAGTAATTCTTCCCAGCGGTGGAAACAGAtcagcagaaaaacacaaaagcaagCTTGGCTTTCTCAAGAAATGTTGAGGGTCTGGGTATGACCCATAACAATgttgttttcagtttttgttCTGCCCCCTCACtaacacggacacacacacacacacacacacacacacacacacacacacacacacacatatatatgtacactcACACTGCAGCGGTACTCCATTTGCCATAACACCTACTCTAAAgtgtaaaagagagaaaacccaTTTAATTCACGCAGGACTCCCACGGTGCCTTCAATTCTTACACAACAGCCACCCCCTCTGCGAGTGCAAGTGTGTCTGACGCATAGGAGGGAGACGACACTTCATCCTACACATGCTCATATCAACTGACACACAACcactcacagacacatatacacacatggaGCGAGGCTGTCACCAAGGCACACAGCCCCGCCAATGTATAAACCCCACACACCAGCTCGCAGAGCAGGAGAGCAGGCGAGACGTCAAGATGTGAAgatggagaaagacagagaaagcaAGCGAGAGCGATAGAGGGAGAAtcggaggagagaaaagagtgcAAGATGTTTTGGTGTTTGTCTTCATTAAATGAGTCTGGCTGAGAGGTCTCAGGGGACCACCTGAGCACAATTCTGGCTGAAGACAGCAGAGCAGAGCTGAAGGCGTGTGTGAGAAACATGGTGGGTAAGTTAGCTGCTACTGTGTAAATGATTGTGAAGTTGATGTGATTATTTACAGAATATGAATGCCTTATCATGAGGATTTCATTTGCTAATTATATTTTCTAGTTGCTGTTCATTATATCAATTTGTTATAATTTCACTTCTAGTCATGTTGTGATGTTAAACTGTCAAAGCAATTACTTTATTGCATCAGCTTGATGCAATTTTGCAATGTTTTTCAATtctataataaaaacaattatagtCACAGACTCTAAAATTCTGTATCTGGGAGAGAAGATTGTTTCCGTCTTACAGATTCATCATTAtctgtttgtatctgttttgtGAGAGCAATATTCTGCTACAACATGATGTCATGACGAGACACAGCACTGGACCAGATTTTGTGGGTTGTCAGGTTactcttgtattttatttagcttaaactggttttacatttatttattcatttttgtaaTTGAATTAAGAATGTATGTTGTGATTTGAACATAACATGTAGGCTACACACTGCCCATAAGCCATGACTCTTGAATAAAACATCGACACTCTGTTTTGTGGTTTACTACATCACAGTGTTTATTGAGTCCTCCCAGGCTCAATAaagataaaaaacacaaaacataaaccTGAAGGTTTTTCTACAGCCCTCTGGTGTTTTTGCCGCGTCCTGACCGCTGTGCGTCGTCAGGTAGATTCTTCCCCCTCACAGAGCACTTCAAGAAGCAGGGAGCCAGAGCGGTTGCCATGGCAGCACTGGAGGAACGGAGGCGCTTGTAGCACCCTGACGTATGACATCGGCAGCGTCTCCGTTCCCACAAGCCTACCACAAACCCACCGACAGACGCCTACATCCTCCAACACCAGAAGACCATTCACATACAGCCGAGTCATTCCCAACAAAAGGTCTTCCAATATTCAGAAAACCATTCAGAATGACTCCATTGCAGAACTGCCAAACACACCTACATCCTGCGATATTAAAAACCCTCTCACAGTCCTGAAAACGACTGTATCccattctcctctcttcctctgcccaATGCACCCACACAAACCTGCCTACACAGCCCCACTAAGCAGCAGAGTGGTGTATATGTTATGGATATAAGTCATCTTCTAATTCCAGACACTttgcaaagagacaaacatcTGATGCAAAAAGACAGTTGTGTGTCTCAACACTCATGCctaatacacaaataaacacctTAAAAATACACTCCAactatttttattcttttcttttcactatAAAATAAACTATAAAGTCATACACCGCCAAACAaattgacagaaaataaatttTAACTGCAGATTAAGGCTCAGAAAAGGCTGAAGGAGCTGCGGTGCGAGGTGATAGTGAGATGATGCATGTgtaagatataataataataataataataataataataatgtatcctttattgatccctttaTTGGGgaatttgacccatccttagttattaaggagcagtgtgCTGCAGTGAAGTGTCCAGGGATCAactggggttcagtgtcttgctcaaggacacttcgacaagcaactatggggagagcggcggtcgaaccggctaccttgtggttacagatGTTAAATGGAAGAAGAATTAATCATAGAGAGAACAGAAAAGAGAGGGTTTTGTGGTGAAATATTTGAACGGTCCAAGCATCTACCCTCTCTGCATAATGTGAGACTGAGGTTTGCTTGCCATCGTGAATGCCGAAAGTCGACCCGGTCTCCCACGCATGCAGCATTTATAGACACATCAGCAGCAAGACTGCAGCAGGCAGTGGGTGTCCTCGCTACATTCTGCTCTCACTGCACACTCAGATCTGTGTAGCCTTACCGAGTTCATGATGTAGCGGTAGGCATTTCTAAGCGTTTGCACTTGAGCTTGTCGCAGCTTTAGAGACTTCAACACACTATTAAAAATAACTCTGTCGCTAAAAGATCTCTACAATGATggttacaaattaaaaaaggttttaagcCTCCTCTCAGACACCCATCTTTAAGCAAAAAAGAATGATAATACATTAAGCGAGTGATTGATATCTTTAATTAATACGAATCGCAGCCAGAGAAATAATGAAATGAGATTACAGAGATTTTACAAGTAAAAATACCTCTGTGTACAGTCGACTACAGGTGACAGGAGATAAAAGGAACATTTCCTTTCTTGAGAAAAAAACTCTTCACTCACTCAAATGATTCAAACTCATTACCAGTGCCCTCCTGTTCAGTTTATTTGTTGTAGTGTGTGCAGTTGGTGGATGTTTAGGTATCAGTGACTCATGTGCAGACTTTATACAatacatatctctctctctctctctctcttgacacacgcacacgcacacgcacacacacacacaccatctgtcttgctctttctctgcctcccaCTACCCACAGCATGTTATATAAGTCTTACATAAATGCTTCATCAACACCTTTTTGGTGAACCACACAGCCACACCTCTTCAGAAAGCCATTAtacaaatcaaaaatatttacatGTCACTTTGACCTTATCTTATACAATCTATTGTATATGAACCATTATTGACAATCAAAAGGATTATGAATTATCCATTTCAATATTCAGTCAACTGCAGGACACAAAACAGCAGGAATGTATACAGTGTAACAGTAGTGCTGCATGCATAGAAGTGACATCGTCACATATTCCTTAATGCAATAAACAACATTAGTTAAAAGATTttaatttgcatttaaaaagatattATTGCATTGCAGTAggcacacatatacataatataataaataaatgtttttttctttttcttttaccaaGCATGCTCAGAttggacaaaataataactTGAATAATTCCTCATACCAGAGAAACACTTACAGTAACTTGTTTTGCTGGTCGTTGTGAAGTGACAGTGTGTGATTAggaatgaaataattaattgcACCAATATTGCTCCTGACTGGAGTGACGGTGTGCTGTTTAACCTTATTTGTTAGCACTTAGTAAACAAGCAGTGCACCAAGTTTTGTAAAGAAGACCCTCCCTGTTGTCGGCCTGCATTCAAGCTCTTATCTTTGGGGAAATGTGTGCCtgaacattttttgttttgcgtAGATGTTGCAGTAGTCAGGGATGTCATTACAAATCCTATCAGAAAGAGCAGACCCGACAAGTCTTATACTGCTCCCTAGAGAGGAAAAACACGAGAGAGCAGCCGTGAATAGTAGGATTTCACTACCATGCTGACATGCAACATAAATTGATGCACgcagatgaaaagaaagaaataggaGAAGAGAGGTGAATACTTCTGTGCCTCAGACAGAAAAactgagagaaaataaatcataataattcATGTATTTTAGTGTTCTCTGTGTGTAATCTATGTGAAATATGAGAGTATATGGTCAGACTGTTACATCTATACTGTGGTAtagacaacatgacaacacGGGACAGTGAACACATCACCATGCGAGATGTACCTGTGTGCAAAGGCCAGTGCGTTCTGAGATGGCTCTGGACGGGTGTCTGAGTTGGGAGTTGTGTCACAGATGTCATCCGTGCCGTTGATGTTTTCCATGGGTGGAGTcacaggggtcaaaggtgacGAGAGCTCGCCTCCTGGAGACTCCTACATGTGAAACAAAGTTGTTCAGCTTTTAATGCCAGTTAGACATACACAAGAcatcaataaaatgtaaaaaaaaaaatatatatatatatatatttcattattttaaacacCCGATTCCACTACCTGGACTTTGGGTATAGGCCGATACTAAGTTTGTAAATATACGATAAAATTTTGTAAAACAAcgaataaatacatagatataaatgtacttaattgttatttattaaaataaatggtaaatggacctgtacttgtatagcacttttctagttttccaaccactcaaagcgcttgacatcattcacccattcacacctattcatacactgatgggaggagctaaggtgctACCTgaccatcagcagtaactaacattcatacacattcacacaccataggcacagctacgggagcaatttggagtgtgtgtcttgcccaaggacacatcgacatgggctagcggagccggggatcgagcCGGGGATCGAGCCGCCGATGGAACCGTCGCCCACGTGTTATTGGATACCACAAAATAATGATATCCAATATTAGATTAATCTATTGTCACTGATACCCGATTcagctatttttattttgtttaattggGAAATCGttttcttgtaaaatgtaggcatttgtgacatttccatataaataaatatctgtaTGATACTTTCtcatgtgaataataataactagTAATTATTAAAACAGAATGACATCGAAGAAGCTTTTATATCTGCTAAATGTTTTGTTCTTAAATTGTGTCTGGATGCTTATGCCTTCAGCATACGGGGTGTGTTTAACATtaccaaaaacagaaacagtaaTTTAAATGAGAAGACCTGGACAGTATTAAGCATGAGCTAAGAAAGACCAGCTAACAACTATTCTCATAACTATTGAACCTTTCAATAATTGTttacaattaattgattaatttgtaCACACCAGAGCCCAAGATCACGCCTTTAAATGTCTAATTTTGTCAGCATAACAGTTCAAAACTTAATaaacagaaaagcagcaactTGTATTTAAGAACAGTAAAAGTTTGGATTCTTTCTCTTGATAATTTAATCAATCATACAATTGATTTTCTATACTAATTGTTTAATTAACAAATGATGTCAAACAATTAATAGAAAAGTACTTACAATAAATGACTACAACATAATAACTTAtacattatgttatgttatgaaaTGCGTAATAATTAACTTGAGGAATCTTAACAACCTCTTAGTACCAAAGATGGCAACGAGATAAACAGACACATCTCATTCGTTAATCTGAATCCTCCTTAATGAGAAATgatagaggtgtgttcatgtattttaAGGCGGTTGAGGTCTCTCACACTCATAAAGCTCTTGCTGTGGTGTTAAAATTGTAAGCGTCTTAGTGAACAGTTACACATGCCTATAGGCCATTAAATAGCTTATAGCACTGGGAAATTGCAGAATTACAGATTAATGCTTATCTTTATATCCCATACAACCACAGAATTATACGAGAGACAAATCATTTAGCTGCCGCTCGCACATAAAACAAAGCTATTAAGACTCAGGGCTTGGGCACGATACTGTAGCACAATGGCACTGCCTGTATGTCTCTAATGGACAAGAAGGAAGGGGGAGATAAGAGAAAGATTATAGCTCCACATTGATTAGTACACCATTTAATATCAGTTCCCAATGCATGTCCACCGGGGTCTGGCCTATTGGGACCAGCCTATGGCATTAGCtctgtgttttctcctcttgcTTTTGTGGAATAATTCCTCTCATGTTTTCTAGTTTGTAGTTTATGTTTCTAGTATCAAGAGGGgcagaaaaaagaggaaaagaggccACAGTCTTTACAGTAACAGCAACCACTCCAGTTTTACCAGTATAGAGTGGTAGTGGCCAGCGCACGTGCAGCCTTCAACCCCTGATGAGAGCGAAGCTGTCCACTTGgcttcattaaaaacatcctCTAATGGGAAGCACAAGGTATTGTGGCATTTCATGTAGGCCGCAGCATTAGTAGTACCAGTAATAGAGCGTAGTACAGCAGGGGGCTGCTCCCCTATAGCCTCCATAACAAACAGACGAGGACACGGAGCCTGTTAACAGCCTTTAGATTACAGAACAGAGTTCTCTGGGGATTATCCTCTGAGACAAGCTAATTTTACCGCAAATGCAGTTACACATGCCCTAAAACACTCAATTGCTATTTCACACAGAAAAGTACCTAACATACAGGCTAATTATGCTCCCTAATTTATGGAGAGTCCACATACAGctttgtatttttcttataaTGTACAGGGTGGATACATACAGAGAAAATGTACAGTATTATGGTAGGACTATTATTCTTCATGCAGCAGTAAAAGGTAACTTCACATTAATGTATTCAGATCCTTTTACTAAAGTAATCTGAATACTCTATTAGCATCAaccttttcaaaacattttctcCTTAAAAAGGTATCTTTGTATCCATTTTCGATccaattatttaatatttcatgaaTTAGCCTCTACGCCTCCTCTGATAATGGATCAATCAAAACAACACCAAAGggaaaacacattgtttggTTGACCTGTTGACCAGATGTTCATTATACACACCATACCTGTAACAGGAGGTCAAAAGGTTGATAAAAAGGTTAAGAATTGGTGGCAGGAGGTTAAGATGGTGTGAACTGAACGTACCTGAGAAGGGGACGTGGCCATGTCCATCTTTTCTTGACTCTTCTCTTTAGCGAGCCGGGCTGCTTCTTTATACTCTGCAAACTTCTCTGCAAACTGGACACAGAGGACATCCATAAGTATGAGACTGTAATTCATACAACACTATGGTTTAATCTTGTTAACcctatatacatacacacacacggaaacacaCGTGcgccactcacacacacacacacacacacacacacacacacacacacacacacacacacatacacacatacacacacacacacacacacgtctaatAGGTCAAACGTGAAGCCAGAGGAAGGGTAACTCTGCTGCCAATAACGACACACAGTTGAACTTATGgtctttacccacaatgcctcagCAGAAACATGAGCTAAGTAGGTCACCATTAGTAACCTCTGTATCAtagacatatacacatacaagcatacacacacagaacacaataGCCATTGTGTTTTCCTAGTTGAGTTTGTGTCTTTAATCAGAAGTTGTCGGTGCCTGAAGTGATCTCCGGGGTTATTTTAGTCAATGGCAAAGATACATCCAGCAATCCTGAAGCAGTAAAGTGAGCTCAGCTGAAGGGCTTTGAGCAAATATAAACACCCTGGCACATTTCAACTGTGTCCCTTTAGGGTGTGGTTCATCACCGACACTCCTCCCTCAATGTTACAAAGTAATTTAGTTTATACAGTACTGCAGAGGGCTAAGTGTCGAGGAAATCAAATTGACAACACTACTGAAGTCTTGTGTCTGCTATTAGTGGAGTTCCAATAAGTAACTCAATATCGTTTCACTTCagtgtaatataatatttctGGTCCAGTGATCTAAACGCAGTAGTTTTTAGTGTAAGTGCTCCAGGAGTGTTTGCCACTTCAGTGATCTGAGAGGTGAATCTGATTATTTCAACTTTAGACCACATAAAATACTTCTAACTGGCTGTCAAAACTGCACATTGAATCTATCAAACCAAACATGCTATACATTTGAGAtatttgaagacatttttatataacatatatcttaatctaaatgaaagaaataaagcTTATAGAAACATAAGGTACACTGTAAGCGTGAACAAAACcattaaagtaaagaaaatactGATTCACAGTGGTT from Cyclopterus lumpus isolate fCycLum1 chromosome 9, fCycLum1.pri, whole genome shotgun sequence includes these protein-coding regions:
- the homer1b gene encoding homer protein homolog 1b yields the protein MEDGELVIRLPGRPDSSVGNISCGAGGGFGETLVLRHKEVHHFFFVPFREQPIYSTRAHVFQIDPNTKKNWLPTSKHAVTVSYFYDSTRNVYRIISLDGTKAIINSTISPNMTFTKTSQKFGQWADSRANTVYGLGFSTEHHLAKFAEKFAEYKEAARLAKEKSQEKMDMATSPSQESPGGELSSPLTPVTPPMENINGTDDICDTTPNSDTRPEPSQNALAFAHSPAMTKHWEAELEALKGNNAKLTAALLESTANVKQWKQQLAAYQEEAERLHKRVTELECQSIQTPVIKSQKTELNQTIEELENTLRDKEEEMEKFKEELENMNDLMEQKDTLTQKLEETELRSRVLEEQLVGAEQRLEENQEEQENFRKSLRTLLEMLDGKIFELTELRDTLARLIEEAS